A region of the Myxococcus stipitatus DSM 14675 genome:
CGATGTGCTCCTTCTTCGGGTCGATGACGAAGACGCAGCGGGGCAGCTTGGACATCTCCTTCACGCCGCCCAGGTTCTTCTCCAGCTTCTCGCGCTCACGCTCCAGCGAGGCGACTTCCTTCTTCGGCAGACGCTCGAAGGTGCCGTCCTCGGCCATCTTCTCCAGCGTCTTCAGCCGGTCGATGCCCTGCTTGATGGTCTTGAAGTTGGTCAGCGTGCCACCCAGCCAGCGGCTGGTGACGAAGAACTGACCGGCGCGCGACGCCTCCTCGCGGATGACGTCCTGCGCCTGCTTCTTGGTGCCGACGAAGAGCACCGAGCCACCACGCGCCGTCACGTCCGCCACGAAGCGGAAGGCCGCGCGGGCCATCGAGACCGTCTTCTGCAGGTCGATGATGTAGATGCCGTTCCGGGCGCCGAAGATGTACGGCTTCATCTTCGGGTTCCAGCGCTTCGTCTGGTGGCCGAAGTGAACACCGGCCTCCAGGAGCTGCCGCATCGTGATGCCGCCGGCGGCGGCCATGGCCTGCTGCTGCGTCTGCGTTTCCTGCGTGTCGATCGACATGTTGTTTCTCCGGTTATGTCCGCCACACCCGAGTGCTGCTCCGGCCGTGACCTCCGTCGAGCGAGGCCCTCTTCTTCAGAGGAGACCTCCACTCACGGGAGCACCGGCGACCGGCACGGGCGTGTGTGAAGTGGGTACTACCCGAGGCCAGGGGCCCCGCCCCCGACTACGAGGCGGGGGGTCCTTAACAGAACCCTTCCGGCAGGCGCAAGCTTCGCTTCACCGGGCGTGGCGGGTAGGAGGCCCCCGCCCGGCCCCCTGTCCCCCAGCCCGCCTTCTGAAGCCCCTAGGCCTGGGCCTCGCGTCACAAAAACGACCGGCGCGGACAGGCCCGCTCCGATCTGGAGCAGCCGCCGCGCCGGGGGCCTCCCTGCTCCCGGAGGTCCCGGGAGGGCTGCCTAGACGCTGGCCTCCGCCGCGCCGTGGCACTTCTTGTACTTGCGGCCGCTGCCACAGGGGCAGGGGTCGTTGCGGCCCACGCGGGGGCCCTGCTGAGCGGCCGCCGGCCGGGCCGCCGCGGCCACGGAGGCCTCGTCCAGCTTACCCTCCGCCGTGCCACGGCCTTCCACCGCCCGCTTCTGCTGCTGCGCCAGCTGGCGCTGGATGCGGACCGCCTCTTCCTCCGCGCTGGTGGCGGACCGGGGCTGCACGCGCATCAGCTGCGAGACGAACTGCGCCTTGATGGCGGAGAGCGTCTGGATGAAGCCCTGGTAGCCCTCGCGCTTGTACTCCTGCTTCGGGTCCTTCTGGCCGTAGCCACGCAGGCCGATGCCCTGGCGCAGGTGGTCCATGCCCAGCAGGTGCTCCTTCCAGAGCCGGTCGATGGTGGCCAGGTAGTTGTACTGGAGGAAGCGCAGGAAGTTCTCGCCGAACTCCTCGTCACGCGTGCGGAAGACCTTCTCCGCCGCCTTGAAGATGTGGTCCTGGAGCTCGTCCCGGTTGCCCACGCCCTCGAAGTTCATGTCGAGGTCGAACGTCTCCTTGACGTTCTTCGACAGCGACTCCAGGTCCCACCCGTCCGAGCCCTTGGTGGGCGCGTACGTGTCGACGATGGAGACGATGACGTCCTCCAGCGCGTCCAGCACCATCTCCTTGAAGTCCGCCCAGGTCACCGTCTGCTCGGAGCGGGTCTTCACGCGCGTCTTGGGGTCCTCGGTGTACTCCACCAAGGGGACACCCGCGCCCGCGGCCAGCACCTGACGACGCAGCTTGTAGATGGTGCGTCGCTGCTGGTTCATCACGTCGTCGTACTCGAGCAGGTTCTTGCGGATGTCGAAGTTGTGGCCTTCGACCCGCTTCTGGGCGCTCTCGATGGCGCGGGTGAGCCAGATGTGCTCGATGACCTCGCCCTCCTCCATGCCCAGCCGCTCCATCAGCCCCTGGATGCGCTCGGACCCGAAGATGCGCATCAGGTCGTCCTCGAGCGACAGGAAGAACCGGCTGGCGCCCGGGTCACCCTGACGGCCCGCGCGACCGCGCAGCTGGTTGTCCACGCGGCGGGACTCATGGCGCTCGGTGCCGATGATGAACAGGCCGCCGGCCTCCATCACCTCCGTGCGCTCCTTCTTGGTCTCCTCGTCCAGCTTGGCCTGGGTCTGCGCCAGCTTCTGCTCCCACTCGGCCTGGGCCTGCTGGTAGGCGACCATCGGGTCCGGCTGCGGCGCTGCGCCCTCCGCGGCGGGAGGCTGCGGGGGCTGGGGCGCGGGGGCTTCCGGCGCGGGGCCCACGGCCGCCTTCGCCAGCACCTCCGCGTTGCCGCCCAGGAGGATGTCCGTGCCGCGGCCGGCCATGTTGGTGGAGATGGTGACCGCGCCCTTGCGGCCGGCCTGCGCGACGATGTCGGCCTCGCGCTGGTGCTGCTTGGCGTTGAGCACGTTGTGGGGGACGCCCCGCTTCTTCAGGAAGCTGGACACCACCTCGCTCTTGGCGATGGACACCGTGCCCACGAGCACTGGCTGCCCCGCCTTGTGCAGCTCCTCAATCTGAGCCGCCACCGCCTCGAACTTCTCGCGCTCCGTCTTGTAGACCACGTCCTGCTGGTCCTTGCGGATGGGCGGGCGGTTGGTCGGGATGACGCGGACGTCCAGGTTGTAGATCTTCGCGAACTCCTCCGCTTCCGTGTCCGCGGTGCCCGTCATGCCGGACAGCTTGGAGTACATGCGGAAGTAGTTCTGGAACGAGATGGTCGCCAGCGTCTGGTTCTCGTTCTCGATCTTCACGCCCTCCTTGGCCTCGATGGCCTGGTGGAGACCGTCGGACCAGCGGCGGCCCGGCATGGAGCGGCCGGTGAACTCGTCGATGATGACGACCTCGCCGTCCTTCACCACGTAGTCCTTGTCGCGCTTGTAGAGCGTGTGCGCGCGCAGGGCCTGCTCGACGTGGTGGAGCGTCTCGATTTCGCCCGGGTCGTAGAGGTTGGACACGCTCAGCCGCTTCTGCAGCTTCTCGATGCCGTCGTCCGTGAGCGACACGGAGCGGTGCTTCTCGTCGAGCGTGAAGTCCTGGTCCGGCACGAGACCCGGGATGACCTGGTCCACCCGGTAGTACTTGTCCGTGCTGTCCTCGGTGGGACCGGAGATGATGAGCGGCGTGCGCGCCTCATCGATGAGGATGGAGTCCACCTCGTCGACGATGGCGTAGTTCAGCTCGCGCTGGACGTAGTCCTGCAAGCGGAACTTCATGTTGTCGCGCAGGTAGTCGAAGCCGAACTCGTTGTTCTGCCCGTAGGTGATGTCCGAGCGGTACGCTTCCTGCCGCTGCTTGTCGGACAGCTCGTGGAGCACGCAGCCCGTCGTCATGCCCATGAACTTGTAGACGCGCCCCATCCACTCCGCGTCGCGGCGGGCGAGGTAGTCGTTCACCGTCACGACGTGCACCCCGCGCCCGGACAGGGCGTTGAGGTAGCAAGGCAGCGTCGCCGTCAGCGTCTTGCCTTCACCGGTGCGCATCTCCGCGATGCAGCCCTCGTGGAGGAACATGCCGCCGATGAGCTGCACGTCGTAGTGACGCTGGCCGATGACACGGCGGGAGCCTTCGCGGATGAGCGCGAAGGCTTCGAACAGCAGGCCGTCCAGCGGCCTTCCGTTCTGGATCTCCTGCTTCAGCCGGGCCGTCTCGGCAGCAAAGTCCTCGTCCTTGAGGGCCCGCATCCGGCTCTCCAGCTCGTTGATGCGGATGACCTTCTCGCGGGCCTTCTTGAGCTCACGCTCATTCTTGGTCCCGATGAGCTTCTTCAGCGTCCATTCGATCATTCGGTAGACTCTCTCGGCGCCGGAGAATCCTCGAAGGACGGCGGCGAGTGAAGGGAAATCCCTGGAGATGTAAGGGAGGCTTCGTGGGAAACCACGCGCGCCCCCTGAAACTTCCTCTCGGCCGGTTGCCCAGCGCGCATCGGTTCAGAGTAAAGCGGAACCGAGCCTACGCAATGTCCCCTCCGCGAAATCCACGCCGCCGGCCTGTCCGGGGCGCTCCCCAGAAGCCGCCTCGCCGCCCCGGCCCTCCCCAACCCAGGAAGGCGCCCACCCCGGGTGGGGCCACGCCTGCACGCGCCGCGCCGCCCCCTCCCGCTCCGCCCAGGGCGCGCATTCCCCCCATGCCCCCACAGACCCACGTCCCTCAGCCGGGGCGCTGGCTGTGGACATGCCGGGCGGGCTTCGAGCCTCACCTCTTCGAGGAGCTCGCCTGGGCGGACACCCACCCTCGCTTGCTCGGCGACGCCCTGGTGGAGAGTGAACAGCGGCCCGCCACCGTCCCCGCCTTCGCGCGTGCCGCCTATCAGGTGGTCGCCTCCCTGCCCTCGGGTCCACCCGACGCGCAGGCGGAGGCCGTCGCTCGGGCCCTGGGCACCCTCTCCAGCAACCGCCCGTGGGTCGTCCAGGCCTTCACGCCCGACAGCCCCCGAGGCAACACCCTGGCCGCCTCCGCGGAGGCGCTGGAGGCGGCCGTCCGCGCACGCCTCCCCTCGGAGCGTCTGCTCGACGACGCGGGGCGCGCCCGGGAGTCCCGCGCGCTGCTCGTGTCCCTCTGTGTCGCGCCGGACGGCGTCACGGTGCTGGGGCTCGTCTCGGCGAGCGAGGCCATCTCCCTTGCCCCCGGAGGCCGGCGGCGCATGCGGCGCGAGGGCGAGTCCCCGTCCCGGGCCGCGATGAAGCTCGAGGAGGCGCTGGACGGACTGCCCTTCGAGCCCGGGCGCGGCGACGTCTGCGTGGACCTGGGCGCCGCGCCGGGCGGATGGACGCAGCGGCTGGTGGCCCGAGGCGCGAAGGTGGTGGCCGTGGACCCGGCGAAGCTGATGCCGGAGCTGGCGGCCCACGGTCGGGTGAAGCACGTGCAGGAGAGCGCCTTCGCCTACACCCCCGAGGAGCCCGTCGACTGGCTCTTCTGCGACATGGCCTGGCGCCCGCTGGAGGTCGCCCAGCTGCTCGCGAAGTGGGGACGGCGAGGCTGGGCCAGCCATCTGGTGGCCAACATCAAGCTGCCCATGAAGGACAAGAACTCCGTGCTGCTGCGGGTGCGGCACACGCTCGTCGAGGACGGCGGCTGGAAGCAGCTCACCCTCCGGCAGCTCTACCACGACCGGGATGAAGTGACGGTGACAGCCCACCAGCTTCGCTGAGGGGAAGCACCTGCGCGACAGCCCTCGACACGCTAGAGAACCCGCCCGATGCCCTACCCACTCGACGACGCCACCGCCACCGCCCTCATCGCCCTCTACCCGTGGGTGCTGACCCGCAGCCCGCAGGCCCCCGTGCAGGCCGCCGTCGAGGCGCTCCTCCAGGCCGAGCAGGCCCGGCGCGGCCACCCGGACGCGAAGACGGGCGCGCTCCAGGTGCCCGCCCTCACCCAGGGCAACCTCCTCAAGGAGGAATACGACTTGTCCACGCACGCGCACCATGACGGCTGGCGCGTGGGCGCGGTCATCGCGGACGTGAAGGGGATGATCAACCTCAACGCCCGCTTCGGCTTCGCCACCGGCGACGCGATTCTGCGCGGCACCGTGGAGTCGCTCGCCGCGCAGTACCCGGGCGCCAAGGTGGTTCGCCTGCACCCGGACGCCTTCGCGGCCCTTCTGGTGCCCACCTCCCAGCTCACCGTGCGCGAGGACCTGGCCGCCCCCACGCACGAGCGACTGTCGCGCGACGTGCGCCGGGTCCTCCCCGAGGGCACGCCCGACGCCGACATCCCCTCGTGGACGGTGAGCCTGCTGGAGGTGACGGTGGATTCGCCCTCGCACTGGCAGGTGCTGGGGCCCCTGCTCTGGGCGGAGCTGGAGCGCGCGCACGTCATGCAGCGCAGCGGCCGCGCGGAGGGACTCCAGCGCAGACGTCTGCGGCTGGACGCGTCCATCCCGGGTCCCGCGACGCTCTGAGGCCCCAAAAAGAAGAGGGCCCGACTCGGGGCCCTCTTGCTCGCGGCACTTCCTGGGGCGGACCTCGGGAGGCCCGGCGGACCGCTACTCCTCCAGGATGAACTTGCGGGGGTTCTGCGGGATGCCGTTGACGCGGACCTCGTAGTGCAGGTGCGGACCGGTGGAGCGACCCGTGTTGCCCACCGCCGCGATGAGCGCGCCGCGCTTCACCCGGTCGCCCGCCTTCACCAGCATCTTCGCCAGGTGGCCGTAGCGCGTCTTGATGCCATAGCCGTGGTCCACGACGATGACGTTGCCGTAGCCACCCTCCAAGCCCGCGAACACCACCGTGCCGTCCGACGGTGAATAGACTTCCTTGCCGTGCGGCGCCGCGATGTCCAGGCCCGCGTGCATGACCCGGTCGGCCGTGTACGGGTCCACTCGCTGACCAAAGTCGCTGGTCACCCAGCCGCGCGCCGGCCAGATGGACGGGGTGGAGGCCAGCATGGACTTCTGGTCCTGGAAGTACGCCTGAAGCTCCTGGAGGCTCTGCTCCTGACGGGTGGCCTCCGCGCTCAGCTTGTCCAGCCGCCCCATCAACAGCTTGGGCGTCTCCGTCGTGGTGAGCTGTGTGAACTGGGTGTCGGTCGTCGGCACCTGCGTCCCGGCTTCCGGCTCCGTGGGGCCCATGGCCAGATTCCGCTGAGGGTCCGACAAGAGCGTCATCGCCCGCAGCTTCTGGTCGAAGCGCTCCACCCTGTCCAACGTGGAGCCGATGTGCTCGATGCGCTCCCGCACGGACTTCAGCTGCGAGCGCAGCGTCAGGTTCTCCTCACGCAGGATGCGGTTCTCCGAGGCATCCGCGGCGACCTGGAAGTAATGGATGCTCGCGCCCGCGCCCAGTCCCACCACAAGCATCAACCCCATCCCCACCTGCATCAGGAACGAGCGTTGGATGGTGTACCGCTTCACCGGCGCGTCGTGGTCCGGGATCACCATCAACGTGAAGGACTTTTTCGCCACGGGACAGCTCCCTGCTTGCGTGGGACATCCGGCGTCAGAAGCTAAGTCACTCCTGCACGCCCAACACCTCCCCCCACCGCCACACCCCTTCAGCTCCGTCCGCTGGCTGCGTCTGCCAGGGTTGGAAACGTTTGGGCAGCTACCATTCAGTTTCCAAGAGTGTCAAGGTCAACAGTGACTGGCCGAGGTGTTTCTCGACCACGCAGCGCGTGGCTCAGGTGGCCATGCGCACGACGATGACGGTGATGTTGTCATCACCTCCGCGCTCGTTGGCGAAGTCGATGAGGCGCTTGGGCACATCGTCGAAGCTCTTCGCGTTGGCCACCACCTCGTGGATTTCGCGGTCCTCGAGCATGTTGGCCAGGCCGTCGGAGCACAGCAGGAACACGTCACCGGGCTCGGAGACGAGCCCCATCACGTCCACCTGGACTTCCTCTTCGAAGCCCACGGAACGGGTGATGATGTTCTTGTAGCGGGAATGCTTGGCCTCTTCGGGCGTGATCATCCCCGCCTTGATTTGCTCGTTGACCAGCGAGTGGTCCTCGGAAATCTGCTGGATGAGGTCGCCGCGGATGAGGTACGCGCGGCTGTCTCCCACGTGCGCGAAGAACGCGTGCTCGTCACGAACCACCAGGGAGATGACCGTGGTGCCCATGCCGGACAGCCGCGGGTCTTCCTGCGCCGCCGTGTAGATGGCGAGACACGCCCTCTCCACGGCCGTGCGCAGCGCCTCCGGGATGGGTGACTCCTGGAGGTTGGGGACGGACAGGAACGGATTGTCCTTGCTCTCCCGAGCCCGCCGGAGCTCCTTGTCGATGGTCTCCACGGCGATGCGCGAGGCAGTACCGCCCCCCGCATGGCCGCCCATGCCATCCGCCACGACGTAGAGCTGGAGCTCATCGTCGATGAGGAAGCTGTCCTCGTTGTGATTGCGCTTCCGCCCGACGTCCGTCAGGCCAGCGGAGACGACTTTCATTCGGGAGGCCGCGGTCTGCCCTGCGGTGTTGGACACACCAAGGATGCTATGTGAGACCCTGGGATGGGGCAAGGACACGGATGACCTTGCAGTGCGTCAAGCCGTCCGCCGCAGGCGTCCCCGGGGGGTTCCCTCGGGTCCGGACTCCCTCCGGGCCCTGGGAGACCCCAGGGAACGATGGGCCGAGCGAACCAGGGCCTCCGCCGCCCCCAGCGCCTCCCGGGTGACCTCCACGCCCGACATCATCCGAGCCAGCTCCCGCGTCCTCTCCGGCCCCGCCGCCAGGACCGTCACCTGGGAAACGGTCCGCTCCGCCTTCACCGCCTTGCGGATGAGCAGGTGCGCGTCCGCATAGGCCGCGACCTGCGGCAGGTGGGTGATGCAGAGCACCTGACGGTGGCTGCTCACCTCCTTGATCATCCGTCCCACCACGTCCGCGATGGCGCCGCTGACGCCCGCGTCGGCCTCATCCAGCACGTAGCAGCCACACGCGTCGCTGCCGGCCAGGGCCCGCTTCAGGGCCAGGAGGAGGCGGCTCGCCTCGCCACCGGAGGCCACCTTCGCCAGGGGCCGGGCCGGCTCTCCCGGGTTCGCGCTGAAGAAGAACTCCACGTCGTCCAGACCGTCCGGACGCAGCGTCTCCCCAGGCGTCACACGCACCTCGAAGGCCGCCTTGCCCATGGCCAGGTGCCCCAGGCCCTCACGCACCTGGGCGGAGAACTCCACCGCGCTCGAGGAGCGGGCCTTGGACAGCGCCAGGGCCGCCTTGCGCGTCCGCTCCTCCACCTTGCGCCGCTCCAGCGCCAGCTCCTCCAGGACCTCCTGGCGGTTCTCCAGCGTGCCCAGCTCGGCCTCGATTTCTCCGCGCTTCTTCAGCACGCCGTCCAGCGTGGTGCCGTGCTTGCGGCACAGCCGCTTGAGGCCATCCAGCCGCTCATCCACGTCCGCCAGTCGGGTCGGGTCCGACTCGAGCCCCTCCACGTACCGGTTGAGCCGGCGCTGCGCCTCCTCCAGCTCCGACAGGGCCGTGCTCAGCGACTGGGCCACGGGCGACAGCGTCGCGTCGCACTTGACGGCCTCGTGCACCAGCCCCAGCGCGCGCCCCACCGTCTCGAGCGCGGAGGACTCATCCCCCGCGACGAGCAGCTCCGCCTCGGCGCCGTGCCGCTTGAGCTTCTCCGCGCTGGACAGGCGCTTGCGCTCCGCGTCCAGCCGCGCGTCCTCCCCCGGCTCCGGGTCCCAGCGCGAGATTTCATCGAGCTGGAAGCGAAGGAACTCCGCGCGCTCGCGCACCTTCGACTCGTCCCCGCCCAGGGCCTCCATGCGCGCGTCCACCTCCCGCAGCGCGGAGTACTCCCCGAAGTACGTCGCCAGCGGCGTCTCCATCTCCCCGTACCGGTCCAACAGCACGCGGTGCAGGCCGGAGTCGAAGAGGCTCACGTGCTCGTGCTGGCCCGCCAGGTCCACCGCCCCTCGGGTCAGCTTCCCCAGCACGCCCACCGTCACCAGGGCGCCGTTGACGTAGGCCTTGCCCCGTCCGGTGCGTCCCAGCACCCGGCGGACGAGCACCTCCTCCCCCAGGTCCGGCAGGCCCAGGTCCTCCAGACGCGCGCCCAGCACCGGGGTGCGCGCGAAGACGCCCTCGACGGACGCCTCCTCGCACCCGGCGCGGATGACGTCCGCGTCCGCTCGCCCACCAAGGAGCAAGTTCAATGAGTCCACGAGGATGGACTTACCCGCCCCCGTTTCTCCCGTGAGGACGGTGAGGCCGGCTCCGAACGCCACCTCCACCTCCTCTATCACCGCCACGTTCGCAATCCGCAGACCCAGCAGCACGCGCGCCCTCCAATGTCCGTACGACGGCCCTGGCACTGAACACCCTAACAGGTCCCTCTGACACTGCACAGGCGTTCCGGTCAGCCACACGGATGGGGGCGGGGGAGGCTGGGGCTTCCGTCGAAGCCCCAACCTTTGCGACTCACGAAGATGCGTCGGTGAACAGCTCCTGGATGTCCTGCTCGGTCAGGGTGCGGGCACCCTCATCCCCATCCCCACCGAGCACTCCGGCGGCGAGGTCCCGCTTGCGGCGCTGGAGGGAGAGAATCTTCTCCTCCACCGTGCCACGGGTGATGAGCTTGTAGCTGATGACCGCGCGCGTCTGGCCGATGCGGTGGGTACGGTCCGTGGCCTGGTCCTCCACGGCGGGGTTCCACCACGGGTCGAAGTGGATGACGTAGTCGGCCGCCGTGAGGTTGAGACCGGTGCCACCCGCCTTCAAGGAGATGAAGAACAGGGGCGGTCCATCCGGGCGGTTGTACTCGTCCACCTTGCCCATGCGGTCCTTGGTGCGACCGTCCAGGTAGAGGTAGCGCAGGCCCTTCTTGTCCGCCTCCTGCTTGAGCAGCTCCAGCATCTCCGTGAACTGGCTGAAGACGAGGGCGCGGTGGCCCTCCGCCACCAGGTCCTCCACCAGCTCCATGAAGCGCTCCACCTTGGCGCTGGAGGGCAGGAGCGTCCCGGGCGGCAGCTTGAGCAGGCGTGGATCACAACACACCTGCCGCAGCCGCATGAGCGCGGCGAGAATCGAGACGCGGCTTCGCTTGAAGCCCACCTTCTCGATGCTCTCGTTCACCTTGCGGCGGCTCTCCTCCATGACCTCGCGGTAGAGGGCGGCCTGGCCGGGCTCCATCTCGCACCACGCGACGCTCTCCGTCTTCGGCGGCAGGTCCTTGGCCACCTCCGTCTTCAAGCGACGCAGGATGAACGGCTGGATGCGGCGGCGCAGCCTGTCCCGGGCGGAGGCGTCGTTGGCCACCTGGATGGGCTGCTCGTAGCGGTCCCCGAAGCTGTCCGCGCTGCCGAGGAAGCCCGGCATCAGGAAGTCGAAGATGCTCCACAGCTCCGACAGCCGGTTCTCCAGCGGCGTACCCGTCAGCGCCAGGCGCGTCTCGCTGGGCAGCGACTTGCACGCCTGCGCCGTGGCGCTGTCCGCGTTCTTGATGTTCTGCGCCTCGTCCAGAATCACGAAGCGGAAGCCCACCTGGGAGAGCTGGTCCAAGTCCCGGCGCACGAGCGCGTAGGACGTGAGCACCAGGTCCATGCCCTTGAGGTCCTCGGCGCGCTCCTTGCGGTCCTGGCCGTGCCACACCATGGCGCGCAGGCCCGGCGTGAAGCGCTCCGCCTCGCGCTCCCAGTTGGCGAGCACGCTGGTGGGCGCGACGACGAGCGACGGCTTGCGCCCCTCGTCATTGGCCATCTTCTGCAGGAGGCTGAGCGACTGCACCGTCTTTCCCAGACCCATGTCGTCCGCGAGGATGCCGGACAGGCCGTGGCGGCGCAGGAACCAGAGCCAGGACAGGCCCGCCTCCTGGTAGTGGCGCAGCGTCGCGTGCAGGCCGTCGGGCACGCCCACCTTGGGCACTCCCGCCGACTCGCGCAGCTCCATCATCGCCTGGCGCGCCTTCGCCTCCACCTCGGTGAACTCACCCAGGTCCGCGAGCAGGTCCAACGCCACCGCCTGATGCAACGGCAGCCGCGTGCGCGAGCGACCCGGCATCGCGCCGGCCTCTTCCAACAAGTCCGCGACGCGCTTGAGCTCGACGGGGTCCGCCTCCGCGAAGGTGCCATCCTTCAGCGGGACGAAGCGGCGGCCAGAGTCCAGCCACATGCGCACCGCGCCCAGGTCCACGGCCTGGTCGTCGGTGACGAACTCCGCGTCCAGGTCGAACCACTGCACGCCGCTCATGCCCACGCGGATGCGCGGCTTGAGCTTGGGACGCAGCCGCACCTTGGGCGCCTGCACCCCGAAGCGCTCCCACTCCGCGGGCAGCGACGCCAGGCCACGCGCCCAGAACTCCAGCGCCACGTCGCCCGTCGCGTCGAACACATGCGACTGGGGCTCGAAGCGCAGCCCCAGGTCCAGGAGCAGCTTCCCGGCCGAGCGCTCCAGGTCCTCACGACGGCGGTACAGCTTGCGACTGTCCCCGCCCACGCCGCTGGCGTAGCCCAGGTGCGTGGCCGTGGGGGACACCGGCGCCGTCGTCTGCCCGTAGCGCGCGGCGAGCTGCACCTTCACGCGCTCCGGGCTGCCCTCGAGCGTGAGCACGAAGTGAGGCTCCACCGCCTCGTCCACCTCGATGTCGTCCGCCTTCAGCGACATGCGGAAGCGAGGCAGGTGGGCCGCGAAGAACGTCAGCACCCGGTCCAGCTGTCCGGAGGGGAAGGACATGCTCGGCTCCAGCAGCCACTTGCGCAGCAGCCGGGGCGGGAAGTCGGGCTCCACCGGGTGGAGGTTCTGCCCCTGGATGACCCAGGTGCGACGGCCCGACAGCAGGATGACGTCCTTGAGCGAGTAGCTGGCGCCGTCCGGGAACAGCAGCTCGATGCGCGCCGTCGCGCCGTCCGGCCGGGACTCCAGCCGAATCTGCGGACGCACGGGCACCTCCGTGTTGATGAGCGCCGTGCCCCGGTAGATGACCCGCCGCTGGCGCAGCAGGTCCATCACCTCGCTCAGCTCCTCGTCCGACAGGACGATGCGCGAGTCGTAGCGATGCTCGTGACGGGACAGCCCCATGAAGACGCGCTCGTCGGCGGGGGAGATGCGCCCCCCCGTCTGCAGCGTGCGCTTCACGTGGATGGGGCCCTTGGTCTGCGCATCCTGCCGGCGCACGTCCATGACCCACTGACGCGTGCCCGCGTTCGTGCTCGCGGCCGTCAACCGGTAGAAGAACTCATAGTCCGGCTGCGCGGAGAGCCCCAGCCAGCTCTCCACCTTGGCGAGCGCGGGCAGGCTGACGGCGTCCCCCACCGGAGCGTCGGGCTCCACGGGGACCTCGGCGTCCACCACCTCGTTGTTGGCGGCGGAGTCGAGGGGCTCGGCGGCGGGCGGCGGCGGAGCAACGGGCTGCGGACGAGGCGGCGGACGGAACCGCGCCGCGTAGATGAGCGCGGCGGCCACCACGTGTTCGCAGTGGGGACCGTACGTGTTCCACGACTGGCACGTGCAGGAGGACGTGGCGCGACCGTCGCCCACCATGAGCGCGACTTCATAGCGCTCACCGGTGGAGCCCGCGACCTGCGCGCGGATGCGGTCCCCT
Encoded here:
- the rpsB gene encoding 30S ribosomal protein S2, which codes for MSIDTQETQTQQQAMAAAGGITMRQLLEAGVHFGHQTKRWNPKMKPYIFGARNGIYIIDLQKTVSMARAAFRFVADVTARGGSVLFVGTKKQAQDVIREEASRAGQFFVTSRWLGGTLTNFKTIKQGIDRLKTLEKMAEDGTFERLPKKEVASLEREREKLEKNLGGVKEMSKLPRCVFVIDPKKEHIAIHEATRLGIPVIGLVDTNCDPDGIDFVIPGNDDAIRSIKLFTSKIAEACIEGAARYRASGAAERDEQEEREGRDDRRERDDRRGPRRGDRDRRGGGDRDRGGERRGPLVEMKGAPAVADAPAEAAPGEGGEAAAE
- the rlmM gene encoding 23S rRNA (cytidine(2498)-2'-O)-methyltransferase RlmM, which codes for MPPQTHVPQPGRWLWTCRAGFEPHLFEELAWADTHPRLLGDALVESEQRPATVPAFARAAYQVVASLPSGPPDAQAEAVARALGTLSSNRPWVVQAFTPDSPRGNTLAASAEALEAAVRARLPSERLLDDAGRARESRALLVSLCVAPDGVTVLGLVSASEAISLAPGGRRRMRREGESPSRAAMKLEEALDGLPFEPGRGDVCVDLGAAPGGWTQRLVARGAKVVAVDPAKLMPELAAHGRVKHVQESAFAYTPEEPVDWLFCDMAWRPLEVAQLLAKWGRRGWASHLVANIKLPMKDKNSVLLRVRHTLVEDGGWKQLTLRQLYHDRDEVTVTAHQLR
- a CDS encoding Stp1/IreP family PP2C-type Ser/Thr phosphatase, whose product is MKVVSAGLTDVGRKRNHNEDSFLIDDELQLYVVADGMGGHAGGGTASRIAVETIDKELRRARESKDNPFLSVPNLQESPIPEALRTAVERACLAIYTAAQEDPRLSGMGTTVISLVVRDEHAFFAHVGDSRAYLIRGDLIQQISEDHSLVNEQIKAGMITPEEAKHSRYKNIITRSVGFEEEVQVDVMGLVSEPGDVFLLCSDGLANMLEDREIHEVVANAKSFDDVPKRLIDFANERGGDDNITVIVVRMAT
- a CDS encoding M23 family metallopeptidase; the protein is MAKKSFTLMVIPDHDAPVKRYTIQRSFLMQVGMGLMLVVGLGAGASIHYFQVAADASENRILREENLTLRSQLKSVRERIEHIGSTLDRVERFDQKLRAMTLLSDPQRNLAMGPTEPEAGTQVPTTDTQFTQLTTTETPKLLMGRLDKLSAEATRQEQSLQELQAYFQDQKSMLASTPSIWPARGWVTSDFGQRVDPYTADRVMHAGLDIAAPHGKEVYSPSDGTVVFAGLEGGYGNVIVVDHGYGIKTRYGHLAKMLVKAGDRVKRGALIAAVGNTGRSTGPHLHYEVRVNGIPQNPRKFILEE
- a CDS encoding diguanylate cyclase — its product is MPYPLDDATATALIALYPWVLTRSPQAPVQAAVEALLQAEQARRGHPDAKTGALQVPALTQGNLLKEEYDLSTHAHHDGWRVGAVIADVKGMINLNARFGFATGDAILRGTVESLAAQYPGAKVVRLHPDAFAALLVPTSQLTVREDLAAPTHERLSRDVRRVLPEGTPDADIPSWTVSLLEVTVDSPSHWQVLGPLLWAELERAHVMQRSGRAEGLQRRRLRLDASIPGPATL
- the secA gene encoding preprotein translocase subunit SecA, which encodes MIEWTLKKLIGTKNERELKKAREKVIRINELESRMRALKDEDFAAETARLKQEIQNGRPLDGLLFEAFALIREGSRRVIGQRHYDVQLIGGMFLHEGCIAEMRTGEGKTLTATLPCYLNALSGRGVHVVTVNDYLARRDAEWMGRVYKFMGMTTGCVLHELSDKQRQEAYRSDITYGQNNEFGFDYLRDNMKFRLQDYVQRELNYAIVDEVDSILIDEARTPLIISGPTEDSTDKYYRVDQVIPGLVPDQDFTLDEKHRSVSLTDDGIEKLQKRLSVSNLYDPGEIETLHHVEQALRAHTLYKRDKDYVVKDGEVVIIDEFTGRSMPGRRWSDGLHQAIEAKEGVKIENENQTLATISFQNYFRMYSKLSGMTGTADTEAEEFAKIYNLDVRVIPTNRPPIRKDQQDVVYKTEREKFEAVAAQIEELHKAGQPVLVGTVSIAKSEVVSSFLKKRGVPHNVLNAKQHQREADIVAQAGRKGAVTISTNMAGRGTDILLGGNAEVLAKAAVGPAPEAPAPQPPQPPAAEGAAPQPDPMVAYQQAQAEWEQKLAQTQAKLDEETKKERTEVMEAGGLFIIGTERHESRRVDNQLRGRAGRQGDPGASRFFLSLEDDLMRIFGSERIQGLMERLGMEEGEVIEHIWLTRAIESAQKRVEGHNFDIRKNLLEYDDVMNQQRRTIYKLRRQVLAAGAGVPLVEYTEDPKTRVKTRSEQTVTWADFKEMVLDALEDVIVSIVDTYAPTKGSDGWDLESLSKNVKETFDLDMNFEGVGNRDELQDHIFKAAEKVFRTRDEEFGENFLRFLQYNYLATIDRLWKEHLLGMDHLRQGIGLRGYGQKDPKQEYKREGYQGFIQTLSAIKAQFVSQLMRVQPRSATSAEEEAVRIQRQLAQQQKRAVEGRGTAEGKLDEASVAAAARPAAAQQGPRVGRNDPCPCGSGRKYKKCHGAAEASV